The window TGGCATCTACAGGGGAGGGATTTACACCCTCATGGTTCACTCAGTTGTCAAGATTTTCAGTCAATACGATAGACTGATATCATGCGACTAATCCTCCAAGACCTTTACTGGTATTGGTTTCTAGTCAACGAATCGCACTCCTGAATTGATACCAACCCGCATCATTAATAGACTTGGCGAGACAATGATTTTTGACTAAGTTCTTAATCCTCAAGTCTTCGTAGGCGACCAAATCGTTAGATTGGATAACGCAACATGCTACTCTCTTAGCGTGTTCTTCACGTTGTCTACTTATTTTGAGGTGTACTCGCCCTAGTCTATTAATGGCTTTTTTACGGTTAGCGGAGCCAATATTTTTTTTAGAAACGCGACGTTGGCAGAATTTCAATCGTTTCTCACCAACTCGATAAAACTTGGGATTAGGCTCAGCGTGACCATTACTATCGGTATAAAACTCCTTGATTCCTACGTCTAGACCAATGTTTTTACCTGTCGGTTGCGAGTCTACTTTGTTCTCAGCCTTGATTAAAAACTGAACGTAGTAACCATCCGCACGACGAACCAATCTAACCCGTTTTATCTGATCGAGTTGGTAGAAGTTTAAATCCCACGTCCCCTTGAGTTTGAGCTTGCCAATGCCTTTCTTGTCTGTGAAGGTAATTTGCTTCCTAGTTTGGGAAAGTGACCATCCAGAGGTCTTGTACTCCACTGAACGGCAGTTCTTTTTGAATTTTGGATAACCCTTTTTCCTTAGAACAGACTTTTTACAGTTGTCGTAGAACCGAGCAATTGAGGTATACGCTCTTTCAACAGCAACTTGACAGGCGTGAGAGTTCAACGCTTTGACAAAAGGAAACTCTGCTCTCAATGCTGTGTTGTGGCGATACAACTCCTTTTGTCCCACCCCTCGGTTATCCATCCAAAAACGGATAATCTTGTTGCGGACACACGGCTACCGCCGCGGTTCTAATCGCCTCATCTATAGCGGCATATTGAGTTGTTTTCCCTTTCGCCTTGAACTCTAAAACTATCGTTTGACGTAGAAAAACCCTACGGCAAAATTATAACATAGACAAATTAAAGCCGTCCTCAGCTACGCTAAAGGACGGGGCTTGTATCCCATTTTCTCGGTCATTATTACTAAATTGAGTGTGCAACAGTTACGAATCGTGGTAGTAGGTGGTGGGGCTGCTGGTTTTTTTGCAGCAATTACTTGTGCTGAAACTTACCCTCACGCCCAAGTCACATTAATAGAAGCTGGGCGCGAACTTCTGGGCAAAGTTCGTATTTCTGGGGGAGGTAGATGCAATGTTACCCATGCCTGCTTCGATCCGGCTGTTTTGGTGCAATATTATCCTAGAGGAAATAAAGCGCTTAGGGGTGCTTTTACTCGGTTTCAAGCCAAGGATACAGTTGCTTGGTTTGAGTCTCATGGGGTGAAACTGAAAACTGAACCGGATGGCAGGATGTTTCCGGTGACAGACAATTCAGAAACGATTGTAAATTGTTTAATTGAAACGGCTAAAGCAGTTGGAGTAAAAATTCGGACGGGGACACCTGTTAGTTCAATTTTGCACCAACCCTCGGTTTCATCCACCGCGCCAACGGAAAGGGAAAATGAATTTGAGATTAAATTGAAGTCGGGAGAAGTTTTAAAATGCGATCGCCTCCTCCTTGGCACTGGTAGTAATCCCCAAGGGTATCGCTGGGCAAAAGATTTGGGTCATACGATTGAAGCATCTGTTCCTTCTTTATTTACTTTTAATATTGACGACCCTCGTTTGCAAGATTTAGCTGGTGTCAGCGTTGAATCAGCGCGAGTGCTATTACCTGTGGCTAAACCTGTACTAGAACAAACTGGTGCTTTGCTGATTACTCATTGGGGTTTAAGTGGCCCTGCTGCCCTGAAACTCTCCGCTTGGGCTGCAAGATTTTTACACAATTGCGATTATAAAACACCGTTAGTAATTAATTGGCTTCCACAGTACAATCCAGAAAGCTTACGTAAGATGTTGCTGGCAGTTAAATCACAGTTACCGCAGCGCAATATTGCTGCTAATTGTCCAGTTCCTATTCCCCGTCGCCTTTGGCAAAGTTTGATTACGGCTGTTGGTATTGGTGCAGAAGATAGATGGGCTGGGTTATCGAATAAAACTTTAAATCAACTGATCCAAGAACTAAATCAAGGTCAATTTCTGATTAAAGGTAAGGGAGTATTTAAGGAAGAATTTGTTACTTGTGGCGGCGTGAAACTTAAGGAAGTAGATTTTAAGACGATGGAAAGCCGTTGCTGTCCAGGGCTTTATTTTGCTGGAGAAATTTTAGATATTGATGGAGTTACCGGAGGATTTAACTTTCAAAGTGCTTGGACAACAGCTTGGTTAGCTGGTCAAGCGATGGGAAAATAGTAGTAAGTAGCTACGTGGAAATAAACGCTCTTCATTAATGTTGGTCATGGGTCATTGTGGTTTAATAATCTAGAAGTTAGCGGATGCCCTAGTTTGCAGTTAACTTCTAAATTTTCTTGGGCTGTCTAGGTTTTACCTCTACAAGTTGTCTGAACCTTTACTTTAAGTGCTATACGCAATGAAATTTAGTGAAATTGTACAAAAACTTGATAGTGTTGCTGGCAATAGTCTGATATCTCAACCAGATATTAATCCTGATATTTCAGGCGTAGCACCGATTGATACTGCTAAAGAAGGGACTCTCAGCTATATAGAAGGCGGAAAGTTTGCTTCTCAGGTGGGTAAAACCTCTGCAAGTGCTTTGATTTTGCCCAAGGATGAGGCGTTACAAGCACAAGCTAGTGAACGCGGTATTGCCTGGGTAGTAGCATCAGATCCACGATTGTTATTTGCTCGTGCGATCGCACTTTTCTATCAACCTTTCCACCCAAATCCCGAAATACACCCAACTGCTGTGATTCATCCTACTGCCGAAATCGGTAATGATGTTTACATTGGCGCTCATGTGGTGATACAAGCAGGCGTAAAAATTGGGAATTTTGTGTGTATTCACCCCAATGTAGTAATCTATCCAGATGTACAAATAGGCGATCGCACTATCTTACACGCCAATTGCACTATCCACGAACGTACGCAAATAGGGACAGGTTGTGTGATTCATAGTGGTGCTGTGATTGGTGCAGAAGGATTTGGTTTTGTACCCACACCTCAAGGTTGGTTCAAAATGGAGCAATCTGGCTACACCGTGTTAGAAGATGGGGTAGAAGTTGGTTGTAATAGTACTATTGATCGTCCAGCAGTCGGAGATACGCGGGTTGGGCGTAATACAAAAATTGATAACTTAGTACATATTGGTCACGGTTGCCAAATTGGTCAAAACTGTGCATTAGCCGGACAAGTTGGGATGGCGGGGGGTGTTAAAGTTGGCAATCAAGTTTTGTTAGCGGGGCAAGTTGGGATAGCGAATCAGGCATATATTGGAGATGGTGCGATCGCTACTGCTAAAGCTGGTATCCATAATGACATTGAACCTGGGGCAATAGTAACAGGCGTTCCTGCCATTCCCCACAAAGTATTTGTTAAGGCAGCCGCTATTTATAGTCGTCTGCCTGAAATGTATCAAACCCTAAGAAAATTGCAGCGAAATAGTCATTAACTAACCAATAACCCCTGACTCCCACATTAATCTTCCTTTGGCATCCTTACATCTATAGACCCTTCGGGAGTAAGGAACACATTTCCACCTAGTCCCCGAATACGACTAATGGCAATCTTGCGAGTGCGATCGTCAACAGCACTTGTAAGAACCACTGTCCACGCCTGTACTTGAGCTTGTTTACTTTTAGGATTACGGGCAATAAACTGAGCAGTTTTCCGAGAAAAAGCCGCTAGTTGCTGACTTTCCTGATCGGGGTAAACACTTGCCCAGTTTGCAGCTGTTTCAAAAGATTGCTGGGCTGCTTTGGCATGTCCTAAAAATAGTAACTCATCAATCCCCTTTTGTCGCCAAAGGTAATATGATTTGGGTGAAATTTGAGGTGAAAGAGATTTTAACCCTTGTTCCATAAGCTTTACAGAATTTTCTGGCATAGCAGCGTAGATGGAAATACTGGTAGGTATAAAAAAATAAGCATCTAAGAACTTAGGATCGCGCTGTATAATTACTTCAAAATATTCTGGACTAATACTATACCCAGTTACTTCACGAGCCGGATCATCACCAAAATATTGTATAAAATTCAGAAAAGCCCAATCTGCTAGCAAATTATTAAAACCAAACGCAGGTATTTTTTGCAGAGCCTTTAAATTGGATTTTTCTAATTCTACTTGTTTGTTTAACTCTGTTGGTGAACCTATAGCAGAACTATTTTTGAGTTTTTTTAATTGAGACGACTGTAGAGATCCAACTGCCAAAATAGCTAAACTTGCTACAAGGACAGTGGCAAGTGAGCGATAAAATTGTTGACGAACCTGGAAAAGCTTTAACATCAAGTGTACCATTAATCCGTAAATTACAATAAAGTGATCGATTCTTGGAAATGATTGGGTAAATTAAAAATAGATAATCGGATCAGCACTAAGGTGTTACTGTTACAAAAGTTTACATAACTTCTAGGGCTATCAAATAACAACTACTCCTACTTATATAATGTTTGATCGCAAAACTATTTTAATTACAGGTGGCACAGGTTCTTTTGGCAAGCAATGTGTAAGAACCTTGTTAAGTCGATATCAACCTCAAAAAATTATTATTTACTCACGGGATGAGTTAAAGCAGTATGAAATGGCGCAGGAATTTAATGCTCCGGCGATGCGCTATTTTATTGGTGATGTGCGGGATGTCGGTCGTCTACGTTTAGCTATGCGTGGGGTAGATTATGTAATTCATGCAGCCGCTCTCAAGCATATCCCTGCTGCTGAATATAACCCGATGGAGTGTATAAAAACTAATATTCAGGGAGCTAATAATGTTATTGATGTTGCCATAGAACAAGAAGTAGAAAAAGTTATTGCTTTATCAACAGATAAGGCAGCTAACCCAATTAATTTGTATGGAGCAACAAAGTTGGCGGCGGATAAGTTATTTGTTGCTGCTAATAATATTGTTGGTCAATTAAGAACTAGATTTTCTGTAGTTCGTTATGGCAATGTTGTTGGTTCTCGCGGTTCAGTTGTGCCATTTTTTCAAAAACTTGTCCAAGACAGAGCTACTGAGATTCCGATTACAGATCCGCGGATGACACGTTTTTGGATTACGCTTCAGCAAGGCGTTGATTTAGTCCTTAAAAGCTTTGAAAGAATGCAGGGGGGGGAAATATTTGTACCAAAACTACCTTCGATGAAGGTAACAGATTTAGCTGAAGCTTTAGCGCCTGGAATACCGACAAAGATTATCGGTATTCGACCAGGAGAAAAACTGCATGAGGTGATGTGTCCAGCAGAGACAGCTAACTTAACTTTAGAGTTTCAAGATCACTATGTGATTCTGCCAAGTATTGAATTTGCTCACGAAGTTGATTTTAGCTGTAATGCTCTAAGCGAAAAAGGTAAAGCTGTTGCCGAGGGGTTTGTATATAGTTCTGATAACAATACAGACTGGATGACACACGCTCAACTGCTGGATATGCTGAAGCCATGAGTAGTTTTATTCCTTACGGTAAACAGGATATAAATCAGCAAGATATTGATGCTGTAATTGCAGTTTTGCGCTCAGATTGGATTACACAAGGGCCAACTATTGAGCGGTTTGAAAGTGCTGTTGCTAACTATTGTGGGACAAAATATGCTGTGGCGGTTTCTAGTGCAACTGCGGCGCTGCATATTTCTTGTTTAGCTTCTGGTTTAGGTAGCGGTGATATCCTGTGGACATCTCCCAATACTTTTGTTGCTTCAGCAAATTGTGGTTTGTATTGTGGCGCAAATGTTGATTTTGTTGATATTAACCCACGTACATACAACTTAAGTGTAGAGGAGTTAGAGCGTAAGTTAATCTGGGCAGAGCAGCAAGGTTGTTTACCCAAGGTAGTCATCCCAGTTCATTTTGCGGGACAGTCTTGTGAAATGGAAGCGATCGCCACTTTATCAGAGCGTTATGGTTTTCAAGTGATTGAAGATGCTTCTCATGCAATTGGGGGTAGTTATCAGGATAAATTAATTGGTTGCTGTCAGTATTCAGATATGGCAGTGTTTAGCTTTCATCCTGTCAAGATTATTACTACAGGTGAAGGTGGGATGGTGCTAACCAATAGTTCCGATTTGTATGAGAAGTTGGTTAGGTTGCGATCGCACGGCATCACCCGCGACCCTAAAATTATGCAAAGTGAGTCTCACGGCGGTTGGTATTATCAACAGCTTGAACTTGGTTACAATTACCGCATTACAGATATTCAAGCTGCTTTGGGTGTTAGTCAAATGCAGCGTTTAGATGAATTTGTCCAACGGCGGCAGTTTTTAGCAAATCGCTATAACCATTTATTAGCAGATTTACCTTTAACATTACCTGAGCAACATCCTGATCCTAAATCTAGCTGGCATTTATATGTAATTCGCCTAAAACTCGATAAGATTAACAAGTCTCATCACCAAGTTTTTGAAGCACTACGTCATGCAAATATTGGCGTTAACCTGCACTAT is drawn from Oculatellaceae cyanobacterium and contains these coding sequences:
- a CDS encoding transposase yields the protein MDNRGVGQKELYRHNTALRAEFPFVKALNSHACQVAVERAYTSIARFYDNCKKSVLRKKGYPKFKKNCRSVEYKTSGWSLSQTRKQITFTDKKGIGKLKLKGTWDLNFYQLDQIKRVRLVRRADGYYVQFLIKAENKVDSQPTGKNIGLDVGIKEFYTDSNGHAEPNPKFYRVGEKRLKFCQRRVSKKNIGSANRKKAINRLGRVHLKISRQREEHAKRVACCVIQSNDLVAYEDLRIKNLVKNHCLAKSINDAGWYQFRSAIR
- a CDS encoding NAD(P)/FAD-dependent oxidoreductase; translation: MQQLRIVVVGGGAAGFFAAITCAETYPHAQVTLIEAGRELLGKVRISGGGRCNVTHACFDPAVLVQYYPRGNKALRGAFTRFQAKDTVAWFESHGVKLKTEPDGRMFPVTDNSETIVNCLIETAKAVGVKIRTGTPVSSILHQPSVSSTAPTERENEFEIKLKSGEVLKCDRLLLGTGSNPQGYRWAKDLGHTIEASVPSLFTFNIDDPRLQDLAGVSVESARVLLPVAKPVLEQTGALLITHWGLSGPAALKLSAWAARFLHNCDYKTPLVINWLPQYNPESLRKMLLAVKSQLPQRNIAANCPVPIPRRLWQSLITAVGIGAEDRWAGLSNKTLNQLIQELNQGQFLIKGKGVFKEEFVTCGGVKLKEVDFKTMESRCCPGLYFAGEILDIDGVTGGFNFQSAWTTAWLAGQAMGK
- the lpxD gene encoding UDP-3-O-(3-hydroxymyristoyl)glucosamine N-acyltransferase — translated: MKFSEIVQKLDSVAGNSLISQPDINPDISGVAPIDTAKEGTLSYIEGGKFASQVGKTSASALILPKDEALQAQASERGIAWVVASDPRLLFARAIALFYQPFHPNPEIHPTAVIHPTAEIGNDVYIGAHVVIQAGVKIGNFVCIHPNVVIYPDVQIGDRTILHANCTIHERTQIGTGCVIHSGAVIGAEGFGFVPTPQGWFKMEQSGYTVLEDGVEVGCNSTIDRPAVGDTRVGRNTKIDNLVHIGHGCQIGQNCALAGQVGMAGGVKVGNQVLLAGQVGIANQAYIGDGAIATAKAGIHNDIEPGAIVTGVPAIPHKVFVKAAAIYSRLPEMYQTLRKLQRNSH
- the pseB gene encoding UDP-N-acetylglucosamine 4,6-dehydratase (inverting); this encodes MFDRKTILITGGTGSFGKQCVRTLLSRYQPQKIIIYSRDELKQYEMAQEFNAPAMRYFIGDVRDVGRLRLAMRGVDYVIHAAALKHIPAAEYNPMECIKTNIQGANNVIDVAIEQEVEKVIALSTDKAANPINLYGATKLAADKLFVAANNIVGQLRTRFSVVRYGNVVGSRGSVVPFFQKLVQDRATEIPITDPRMTRFWITLQQGVDLVLKSFERMQGGEIFVPKLPSMKVTDLAEALAPGIPTKIIGIRPGEKLHEVMCPAETANLTLEFQDHYVILPSIEFAHEVDFSCNALSEKGKAVAEGFVYSSDNNTDWMTHAQLLDMLKP
- the pseC gene encoding UDP-4-amino-4,6-dideoxy-N-acetyl-beta-L-altrosamine transaminase translates to MSSFIPYGKQDINQQDIDAVIAVLRSDWITQGPTIERFESAVANYCGTKYAVAVSSATAALHISCLASGLGSGDILWTSPNTFVASANCGLYCGANVDFVDINPRTYNLSVEELERKLIWAEQQGCLPKVVIPVHFAGQSCEMEAIATLSERYGFQVIEDASHAIGGSYQDKLIGCCQYSDMAVFSFHPVKIITTGEGGMVLTNSSDLYEKLVRLRSHGITRDPKIMQSESHGGWYYQQLELGYNYRITDIQAALGVSQMQRLDEFVQRRQFLANRYNHLLADLPLTLPEQHPDPKSSWHLYVIRLKLDKINKSHHQVFEALRHANIGVNLHYIPVHTQPYYQQLGFQLGDFPQAESYYTEAISLPIYYSLTQAEQDRVVNTLQEILL